The following are encoded together in the Leptidea sinapis chromosome 29, ilLepSina1.1, whole genome shotgun sequence genome:
- the LOC126973615 gene encoding uncharacterized protein LOC126973615 isoform X2, whose amino-acid sequence MTQSTFRRRSGDAQLRMSVSSFECLLKSLEPHIRKNYTNMRNPVEPVEMLGITLRYLGSGNSITDLHFKFKRGKSTIAYIIQRVCRAIWTNLLRDNIPELTTESFQTIARGFDVKANFPQCVGAIDGKHIRVCNPANSGSLFFNYKAFFSIVLLAIVDSNYKFVFVDIGAYGKECDSTILQNSKLYELMINNNLPLPQPQPLSGSNIPTPYVFVGDEAFGLSKHIMRPYGGQNLDLQQKVFNYRLSRARRYVECAFGIMANKWRIFHRPIDVSYDFATDIIKACCVLHNFVADRDGFRQRDKFAISVDEFLPIQPTAPNVIRQQYATYFMTRGTLPWQLNKV is encoded by the exons ATGACGCAGTCAACGTTCCGTCGGCGCAGCGGCGACGCACAGTTGCG aatgaGTGTATCCAGCTTCGAATGTTTATTGAAGTCCTTAGAACCACACATACGAAAAAACTATACTAATATGAGGAATCCAGTGGAACCAGTAGAAATGCTGGGAATCACTTTAag ataccTAGGAAGTGGAAATTCAATAACTGAtttacatttcaaattcaaacggGGAAAATCTACTATTGCATATATAATACAAAGAGTTTGTCGTGCTATATGGACCAATCTTCTTCGAGACAACATCCCTGAACTGACAACTGAAAGTTTCCAAACAATAGCGAGGGGTTTTGATGTAAAGGCAAATTTTCCTCAATGTGTTGGTGCCATCGACGGCAAACATATCCGCGTGTGTAATCCTGCAAATAGTggctcacttttttttaattataaagccTTTTTTTCGATTGTGTTGCTAGCTATTGTGGATTCAAATTACAAATTCGTATTTGTCGACATCGGTGCATACGGAAAAGAATGCGATTCAACCATATTACAAAATTCTAAACTGTACGAGCTAATGATTAACAACAACTTACCACTACCTCAACCCCAGCCACTCTCTGGTAGCAATATACCAACCCCGTATGTATTTGTGGGTGACGAAGCTTTTGGACTGAGCAAACATATTATGCGTCCATATGGCGGTCAAAATCTCGACTTACAACAAAAGGTTTTCAATTACCGTCTAAGCAGAGCCAGAAGATATGTCGAATGCGCTTTTGGGATTATGGCTAACAAATGGCGCATTTTTCACAGACCGATAGACGTGTCCTATGACTTCGCTACTGACATTATAAAAGCATGTTGTgtattacacaattttgtcGCTGATCGAGATGGTTTTAGACAAAGagataaatttgctataagtgttGATGAATTTCTCCCAATACAACCGACAGCACCGAATGTCATAAGACAGCAATATGCGACCTATTTTATGACTAGAGGAACTCTGCCTTGGCAGCTAAATAAGGTATAA
- the LOC126973615 gene encoding uncharacterized protein LOC126973615 isoform X3 yields MTQSTFRRRSGDAQLRYLGSGNSITDLHFKFKRGKSTIAYIIQRVCRAIWTNLLRDNIPELTTESFQTIARGFDVKANFPQCVGAIDGKHIRVCNPANSGSLFFNYKAFFSIVLLAIVDSNYKFVFVDIGAYGKECDSTILQNSKLYELMINNNLPLPQPQPLSGSNIPTPYVFVGDEAFGLSKHIMRPYGGQNLDLQQKVFNYRLSRARRYVECAFGIMANKWRIFHRPIDVSYDFATDIIKACCVLHNFVADRDGFRQRDKFAISVDEFLPIQPTAPNVIRQQYATYFMTRGTLPWQLNKV; encoded by the exons ATGACGCAGTCAACGTTCCGTCGGCGCAGCGGCGACGCACAGTTGCG ataccTAGGAAGTGGAAATTCAATAACTGAtttacatttcaaattcaaacggGGAAAATCTACTATTGCATATATAATACAAAGAGTTTGTCGTGCTATATGGACCAATCTTCTTCGAGACAACATCCCTGAACTGACAACTGAAAGTTTCCAAACAATAGCGAGGGGTTTTGATGTAAAGGCAAATTTTCCTCAATGTGTTGGTGCCATCGACGGCAAACATATCCGCGTGTGTAATCCTGCAAATAGTggctcacttttttttaattataaagccTTTTTTTCGATTGTGTTGCTAGCTATTGTGGATTCAAATTACAAATTCGTATTTGTCGACATCGGTGCATACGGAAAAGAATGCGATTCAACCATATTACAAAATTCTAAACTGTACGAGCTAATGATTAACAACAACTTACCACTACCTCAACCCCAGCCACTCTCTGGTAGCAATATACCAACCCCGTATGTATTTGTGGGTGACGAAGCTTTTGGACTGAGCAAACATATTATGCGTCCATATGGCGGTCAAAATCTCGACTTACAACAAAAGGTTTTCAATTACCGTCTAAGCAGAGCCAGAAGATATGTCGAATGCGCTTTTGGGATTATGGCTAACAAATGGCGCATTTTTCACAGACCGATAGACGTGTCCTATGACTTCGCTACTGACATTATAAAAGCATGTTGTgtattacacaattttgtcGCTGATCGAGATGGTTTTAGACAAAGagataaatttgctataagtgttGATGAATTTCTCCCAATACAACCGACAGCACCGAATGTCATAAGACAGCAATATGCGACCTATTTTATGACTAGAGGAACTCTGCCTTGGCAGCTAAATAAGGTATAA
- the LOC126973615 gene encoding uncharacterized protein LOC126973615 isoform X1 gives MDRKRRLALLLLLRHRRNRRKITRRYWISPFISLRNRDGQFFFLEYRELLLDEKKFYNFFRMSVSSFECLLKSLEPHIRKNYTNMRNPVEPVEMLGITLRYLGSGNSITDLHFKFKRGKSTIAYIIQRVCRAIWTNLLRDNIPELTTESFQTIARGFDVKANFPQCVGAIDGKHIRVCNPANSGSLFFNYKAFFSIVLLAIVDSNYKFVFVDIGAYGKECDSTILQNSKLYELMINNNLPLPQPQPLSGSNIPTPYVFVGDEAFGLSKHIMRPYGGQNLDLQQKVFNYRLSRARRYVECAFGIMANKWRIFHRPIDVSYDFATDIIKACCVLHNFVADRDGFRQRDKFAISVDEFLPIQPTAPNVIRQQYATYFMTRGTLPWQLNKV, from the exons ATGGATCGGAAAAGACGTCTAGCATTGCTCCTATTACTACGTCACCGCCGAAATCGACGCAAGATCACAAGACGGTACTGGATCAGTCCTTTCATTTCATTAAGAAATCGTGatggacagtttttttttttagaatatcggGAGTTGCTATTAGACGAAaagaagttttataatttttttagaatgaGTGTATCCAGCTTCGAATGTTTATTGAAGTCCTTAGAACCACACATACGAAAAAACTATACTAATATGAGGAATCCAGTGGAACCAGTAGAAATGCTGGGAATCACTTTAag ataccTAGGAAGTGGAAATTCAATAACTGAtttacatttcaaattcaaacggGGAAAATCTACTATTGCATATATAATACAAAGAGTTTGTCGTGCTATATGGACCAATCTTCTTCGAGACAACATCCCTGAACTGACAACTGAAAGTTTCCAAACAATAGCGAGGGGTTTTGATGTAAAGGCAAATTTTCCTCAATGTGTTGGTGCCATCGACGGCAAACATATCCGCGTGTGTAATCCTGCAAATAGTggctcacttttttttaattataaagccTTTTTTTCGATTGTGTTGCTAGCTATTGTGGATTCAAATTACAAATTCGTATTTGTCGACATCGGTGCATACGGAAAAGAATGCGATTCAACCATATTACAAAATTCTAAACTGTACGAGCTAATGATTAACAACAACTTACCACTACCTCAACCCCAGCCACTCTCTGGTAGCAATATACCAACCCCGTATGTATTTGTGGGTGACGAAGCTTTTGGACTGAGCAAACATATTATGCGTCCATATGGCGGTCAAAATCTCGACTTACAACAAAAGGTTTTCAATTACCGTCTAAGCAGAGCCAGAAGATATGTCGAATGCGCTTTTGGGATTATGGCTAACAAATGGCGCATTTTTCACAGACCGATAGACGTGTCCTATGACTTCGCTACTGACATTATAAAAGCATGTTGTgtattacacaattttgtcGCTGATCGAGATGGTTTTAGACAAAGagataaatttgctataagtgttGATGAATTTCTCCCAATACAACCGACAGCACCGAATGTCATAAGACAGCAATATGCGACCTATTTTATGACTAGAGGAACTCTGCCTTGGCAGCTAAATAAGGTATAA